A single Vidua chalybeata isolate OUT-0048 chromosome 20, bVidCha1 merged haplotype, whole genome shotgun sequence DNA region contains:
- the YPEL2 gene encoding protein yippee-like 2, with product MVKMTRSKTFQAYLPSCHRTYSCIHCRAHLANHDELISKSFQGSQGRAYLFNSVVNVGCGPAEERVLLTGLHAVADIYCENCKTTLGWKYEHAFESSQKYKEGKYIIELAHMIKDNGWD from the exons ATGGTGAAGATGACAAGGTCCAAGACTTTCCAGGCATATCTGCCTTCGTGCCACAGGACCTACAGCTGCATTCACTGCAGGGCTCACCTGGCCAACCACGATGAGCTCATTTCCAAG tccttccagggcagccaagGACGAGCATACCTCTTCAACTCCGT AGTTAACGTGGGCTGTGGCCCTGCAGAGGAGCGGGTGTTATTAACAGGACTGCACGCCGTGGCAGATATTTACTGTGAAAACTGCAAAACCACGCTGGGCTGGAAATAT GAACACGCTTTTGAAAGCAGCCAGAAGTATAAAGAAGGCAAATACATCATTGAACTAGCTCACATGATCAAGGATAATGGCTGGGATTGA